In one window of Haloimpatiens sp. FM7315 DNA:
- the lysA gene encoding diaminopimelate decarboxylase encodes MQLLGNITIENNELLIGNVSTASLVERFGTPLFVLDENLIREKCRKYAKAFKIETGNKVAYAGKAFLTLAMCEIIKEENLNLDVVSGGELYTAYKSNFPMDKIYFHGNNKSYEEIKLGLDLGIGRFVVDNIYELRTINEIAMSLSKTQDILLRITPGIEAHTHEYIKTGQIDSKFGFNILSHNLFNIIEEIKNMKGLNLVGLHCHIGSQIFDTKGYENAIVIMTELLKKIKDEKNLSLYELNLGGGFGIYYSDTDDPLSIEDFCEIILARVKENCERLDLSLPKLIIEPGRSIIGNAGTTLYKIGAIKEIPGIRKYISVDGGMTDNIRPSLYNASYSCILANKAANPIEETVTIAGKCCESGDILIHNVDIPKVTSGDVLAVLSTGAYCYSMSSNYNKAPKPAIVLVKEGKSKLICKRESFEDIIKNEITIN; translated from the coding sequence ATGCAATTATTAGGTAATATTACTATAGAAAACAACGAACTTTTAATTGGAAATGTATCAACTGCTTCTCTTGTAGAAAGGTTTGGCACCCCTTTATTTGTATTAGATGAAAATTTAATAAGAGAAAAATGTAGAAAATATGCTAAAGCCTTTAAAATTGAAACAGGAAATAAAGTAGCTTATGCTGGTAAAGCCTTTTTAACTTTAGCTATGTGTGAAATAATAAAAGAAGAAAATTTAAACTTAGATGTAGTATCCGGTGGTGAATTATACACTGCTTATAAAAGCAACTTTCCAATGGATAAAATATACTTTCACGGAAACAACAAAAGCTATGAGGAAATAAAACTTGGACTAGACTTAGGAATAGGCAGATTTGTGGTAGACAATATTTATGAACTTAGAACTATAAATGAAATAGCAATGAGCCTTTCAAAAACTCAAGACATACTTTTAAGAATAACCCCTGGTATAGAGGCTCACACTCATGAATACATAAAAACTGGACAAATTGATTCTAAATTTGGTTTCAATATTTTAAGCCACAATCTCTTTAATATAATAGAAGAAATTAAAAATATGAAGGGTTTAAACCTTGTTGGACTGCATTGCCATATAGGTTCCCAAATATTTGATACAAAAGGATATGAAAACGCCATTGTAATAATGACAGAACTATTAAAGAAAATTAAAGATGAAAAAAATCTTTCTTTATATGAACTTAACTTAGGTGGTGGTTTTGGCATATATTACTCTGATACAGATGATCCCCTTTCTATTGAAGATTTCTGTGAAATAATATTAGCTAGAGTTAAAGAAAACTGTGAAAGGCTAGATTTAAGCCTTCCAAAACTAATAATAGAGCCAGGTCGCTCCATTATAGGAAATGCTGGAACCACCCTGTACAAAATAGGTGCTATAAAAGAGATTCCTGGAATAAGAAAATATATTTCCGTTGATGGAGGCATGACAGACAACATAAGACCATCTTTATACAATGCTAGTTATTCATGTATATTAGCGAACAAAGCAGCTAATCCTATAGAAGAAACAGTTACAATTGCAGGAAAATGCTGTGAATCAGGAGATATTCTAATACATAATGTAGATATACCAAAGGTTACATCTGGAGATGTACTAGCAGTATTGTCAACTGGTGCATATTGCTATTCTATGTCCAGTAATTACAACAAAGCCCCTAAACCTGCAATAGTTTTAGTTAAAGAAGGTAAATCCAAATTAATATGCAAAAGAGAATCCTTTGAAGACATCATAAAAAATGAAATAACTATAAATTAA
- a CDS encoding aspartate kinase, with protein MSIVVQKYGGSSVASIEKIKNVAETLIKRKNKGDKIVVVVSAMGDTTDNLLNLANSVTKNPDKRELDVLLSTGEIVSSSLLAMTLKSMGYNAISFTYNQIGIKTSGTYGKSFIDDIDESKISKALREDKIVVVAGFQGINSEGDVTTLGRGGSDTTAVAIAAKLKGICEIYTDVDGIYNVDPRLYKNAKKLDSIDYEEILEMASLGAQIMHSRSIELAQKYNIPIYVGLSNSNVQGTIIREEIDMNMETKPVTGIATSDDDVAITLKDIDNDINILSELFENIGSKNINIDMISQTAPLMGKVNISFTIPKLDFEECKEVLSSLGYTSSISLDRNITKFSIVGIGMKSTSGVAARMFKAFKENHIDVKMITTSEIRITCALNSSDKIKAIELMAKEFNL; from the coding sequence TTGTCAATAGTGGTTCAAAAATATGGTGGAAGTTCAGTTGCAAGCATTGAAAAAATCAAAAATGTTGCTGAAACTTTAATAAAAAGGAAAAATAAAGGTGACAAAATTGTAGTTGTAGTATCTGCAATGGGAGATACTACTGACAACCTACTAAACCTAGCTAATTCAGTAACAAAAAACCCAGACAAACGAGAATTGGATGTACTTTTATCCACTGGAGAAATAGTTTCAAGTTCTTTACTTGCAATGACTTTAAAATCTATGGGATATAATGCTATAAGCTTTACCTATAATCAAATTGGAATAAAGACCTCAGGAACCTATGGAAAATCTTTCATAGATGATATTGATGAAAGTAAAATTTCAAAAGCTTTAAGAGAAGATAAAATTGTTGTTGTAGCCGGTTTTCAGGGAATTAATTCAGAGGGAGATGTTACAACACTAGGAAGAGGAGGCTCTGATACCACGGCTGTTGCTATAGCTGCAAAACTTAAAGGTATATGTGAAATATATACAGATGTAGATGGTATATACAACGTAGACCCAAGATTATACAAAAATGCTAAAAAATTAGATTCTATAGACTATGAAGAAATACTTGAAATGGCAAGTTTAGGTGCTCAAATAATGCATTCTCGTTCTATAGAACTTGCCCAAAAATACAATATACCAATTTATGTAGGACTAAGTAACAGTAATGTTCAAGGAACAATTATAAGGGAGGAAATAGATATGAATATGGAAACTAAACCAGTAACAGGAATAGCAACTAGCGATGATGATGTGGCAATAACTCTTAAAGACATTGATAATGATATAAATATTTTATCTGAGTTATTTGAAAATATAGGCAGTAAAAATATAAATATTGACATGATAAGTCAAACAGCTCCTCTAATGGGAAAAGTAAATATATCTTTCACTATTCCTAAATTAGATTTTGAAGAATGCAAAGAGGTTTTATCATCCCTTGGCTATACTAGTAGCATAAGTCTTGACAGAAACATAACTAAATTTTCTATAGTAGGAATAGGTATGAAATCAACTTCCGGAGTGGCGGCTAGAATGTTTAAAGCTTTTAAAGAAAACCATATAGATGTAAAGATGATAACAACATCAGAAATACGCATAACTTGTGCCCTAAATAGCAGTGATAAAATAAAAGCTATTGAATTAATGGCAAAAGAATTTAATCTATAA
- a CDS encoding ABC transporter substrate-binding protein — translation MPQNFDPIIASDQASGQILFNTHCGLLLIDSMGNLGAGIAKSWYAEADNLTWIFNLRKGAKFHNGEEITSEDVKFSLERLLNPKFNSCNSWYLTDIEGSKEYIEGKHKEVTGIKILDKYSLSIKLRSPYTGFLSNLTQYCCSVISKNDFINNNKITGCGAFVLDKSEKTFCILKSFKDYFLGAAYIDKFQIDYSISFPIKSYIENTYDFIPIDYYSDIKYMDSISTKNIKFYDTMTSLYAGFNLNSLNPLVKNIEIRKALNYSINRSKLIEDLMNNMAEEAKGPIPNSILKNTTLSSFILDTKILKNTLNKYNINDASLNIAVPGFNKEDCFTKIANFIAKNLSDLGIKCTITQMKYNDFNTSNERDKCDLFVFGWTADTGDPDNFLKPLFSPESFYNFTHYNNEKVNELLEEAKTILNPEKKFNIYNDIQNMIIEDYPWIFLLHPKMAYISKENLIGIKINPLGIIKYDDIIYKNN, via the coding sequence ATGCCTCAAAATTTCGATCCAATAATTGCAAGTGACCAAGCAAGCGGGCAAATATTATTTAATACTCACTGTGGTTTACTACTCATAGATTCAATGGGTAATTTAGGAGCTGGAATAGCTAAAAGCTGGTATGCAGAAGCAGACAACTTAACTTGGATTTTTAACCTTAGAAAAGGAGCTAAATTTCACAACGGCGAAGAAATCACTTCTGAGGATGTTAAGTTTTCCTTAGAGAGATTACTAAACCCAAAATTTAATTCCTGCAATTCTTGGTACTTAACAGATATTGAGGGTTCTAAAGAATATATAGAAGGAAAACACAAAGAAGTAACAGGTATAAAAATTCTAGATAAATACAGTTTATCCATTAAACTAAGATCACCTTACACTGGATTTCTATCTAATCTTACTCAGTACTGCTGTTCTGTTATAAGCAAAAATGATTTTATTAATAACAATAAAATAACTGGTTGCGGAGCTTTTGTTCTTGATAAATCGGAAAAAACTTTTTGCATATTAAAATCCTTTAAGGATTATTTCTTAGGTGCTGCCTACATAGACAAATTTCAAATTGATTATTCCATAAGTTTCCCTATTAAATCTTATATTGAAAACACTTATGACTTTATACCAATTGATTATTACAGTGATATTAAGTATATGGATTCAATTTCTACAAAAAATATTAAATTCTACGATACAATGACTTCCCTATATGCCGGTTTTAACTTGAATAGCTTAAACCCATTAGTTAAAAACATTGAAATTAGAAAAGCCCTTAATTACTCAATAAACAGAAGTAAATTAATTGAAGACCTAATGAATAATATGGCTGAAGAAGCAAAGGGACCTATACCTAATTCTATACTAAAAAACACTACCCTTTCCTCATTTATTTTAGATACTAAAATACTCAAAAATACTTTGAATAAATATAACATAAATGATGCATCTTTAAACATAGCTGTGCCAGGATTTAACAAAGAAGATTGCTTTACAAAAATAGCAAATTTTATTGCAAAGAATTTATCTGATTTAGGTATTAAATGTACTATAACACAAATGAAATATAATGACTTTAATACTTCTAATGAAAGAGATAAATGCGATTTATTTGTCTTTGGTTGGACCGCTGACACAGGTGATCCTGATAATTTTTTAAAACCACTTTTCTCCCCTGAAAGTTTTTATAATTTTACACATTATAACAATGAAAAAGTAAATGAGCTTTTAGAAGAAGCAAAAACCATATTGAATCCTGAAAAAAAATTCAATATTTATAATGATATCCAAAATATGATTATTGAAGATTATCCTTGGATTTTTCTACTACATCCTAAAATGGCATATATATCCAAAGAAAATCTTATTGGTATTAAGATTAATCCTTTAGGTATAATTAAATACGATGATATTATATATAAGAATAACTAG
- a CDS encoding methyl-accepting chemotaxis protein produces MFKFRKQHISIPNTNSSTIIDKNLNNNNIIRRNNNKKVLFRLNKNLKEVNFAIDNLINITGDMNSNMENQINSINKVSDEINNYSSISQEIVANTETSKEIADKTAIIANKGALAVTDSLSAMQEIHDSVDSIKSVINDLNCKASNINEMLSIIKNISKQTNFLSLNASIEAARSGDAGKGFAVVAKEIKKLAKSSGDSAEQISSTISEMNEAIEKTNSVIVNSFNKVEEGTKIANNTKAVFNKIINSIEDTKKGTDEINVAMLKQAEFLDSILSLTDNLKNSSKDVMFLVEWASLNTSYTKFF; encoded by the coding sequence ATGTTTAAATTTAGAAAACAACACATTTCAATTCCAAACACTAATAGTAGTACTATCATAGACAAAAATCTTAATAACAACAACATTATTCGTAGAAACAACAATAAAAAAGTACTATTCAGATTAAATAAGAATTTAAAAGAAGTAAATTTTGCTATTGATAACCTTATAAATATCACTGGAGACATGAACTCAAATATGGAAAACCAAATTAATTCCATAAATAAGGTCTCCGATGAAATTAATAACTATTCATCTATATCACAAGAAATTGTAGCAAATACAGAAACATCAAAAGAAATAGCTGATAAAACTGCTATAATAGCCAATAAAGGCGCCCTTGCAGTAACAGATTCATTATCTGCAATGCAAGAAATACATGATTCTGTAGATTCAATAAAATCAGTAATAAATGATCTTAATTGTAAAGCCTCTAATATTAATGAAATGCTAAGCATCATAAAAAATATATCAAAGCAAACTAACTTTCTCTCTCTAAATGCCTCAATTGAAGCTGCTCGTTCAGGAGATGCAGGTAAAGGTTTTGCAGTTGTTGCAAAGGAAATCAAAAAGCTTGCAAAAAGCAGTGGAGATTCAGCAGAACAGATTTCAAGCACTATATCTGAAATGAATGAAGCAATTGAAAAAACTAATAGTGTTATAGTTAATAGCTTCAATAAAGTTGAAGAAGGAACCAAAATTGCGAATAACACGAAAGCAGTGTTTAATAAAATAATAAATTCTATAGAAGATACTAAAAAAGGTACAGATGAAATAAATGTAGCTATGTTAAAACAAGCTGAGTTTTTAGATAGTATTTTATCCTTAACTGATAATTTAAAAAATAGCTCAAAAGATGTTATGTTCTTAGTGGAATGGGCTTCTTTAAACACTTCTTACACAAAATTCTTTTGA
- a CDS encoding C1 family peptidase yields the protein MNLPSRYDLRNVEGKSYVTPARNQGRAGSCWAFAAMASLESAIMKKNGGVPIEKEEDKHKGIDFIDLSEDHMDRNNGFDYEPRQGGRYECAVSYLNSRKGPYLEQDFPFGKVNSDGTYEMPESKEVTEEKIPYYVQGVKFIENVDVHTFATKENMMDKIKDTKKAIMDFGAVSTNIYQSHDGKETFPYTDEKYYNEDTFAYYCDGLDGKYNKITNHAISIVGWDDDFSKDNFRLNLSIMVLGYVRMHRDKALEIVVFIMYPMKAFV from the coding sequence TTGAATTTACCTAGTAGGTATGATTTAAGAAATGTAGAGGGCAAAAGCTACGTAACACCTGCAAGAAATCAAGGAAGAGCAGGTTCTTGTTGGGCTTTTGCAGCAATGGCATCTTTGGAGTCTGCTATTATGAAAAAAAATGGGGGAGTTCCAATAGAAAAGGAAGAAGATAAGCATAAAGGAATAGACTTTATTGATTTATCTGAGGATCACATGGATAGAAATAACGGTTTTGATTACGAACCTCGACAAGGTGGACGTTATGAATGTGCAGTATCCTATTTAAACAGTAGAAAGGGTCCTTACTTAGAACAGGATTTTCCTTTTGGCAAAGTAAATAGCGATGGAACTTATGAAATGCCAGAAAGTAAAGAAGTTACAGAAGAAAAAATTCCCTATTATGTTCAAGGTGTAAAGTTCATAGAAAATGTAGACGTACATACTTTTGCTACAAAAGAGAATATGATGGATAAGATTAAAGATACCAAAAAAGCAATTATGGACTTTGGTGCAGTTTCTACTAATATATATCAATCCCACGATGGAAAGGAAACATTCCCTTATACAGATGAAAAATATTATAATGAAGATACCTTTGCCTATTATTGTGATGGACTTGATGGAAAGTATAATAAAATTACAAATCATGCTATATCAATAGTAGGATGGGATGATGATTTTTCAAAGGACAATTTTAGACTAAACCTAAGTATAATGGTGCTTGGATATGTAAGGATGCACAGGGACAAGGCTTTGGAGATAGTGGTTTTTATTATGTATCCTATGAAAGCGTTTGTATAA